One Methanococcus aeolicus Nankai-3 DNA segment encodes these proteins:
- a CDS encoding tRNA (adenine-N1)-methyltransferase — MKTKKLIIDEREKKYLLKNKVNEFGNDLGVINISDKPLGTAIKSHNGHEFYLVEPTTYDIIKKMKRSVTTLLPKDIGMIIAYCGIEDGETVVEAGTGSAALTIYLANAVGKNGKVITYEKRADAAKIARTNLEIVGAVKENQKIIGIDEEEQTESEKEEIIETNEIKESGLCNVIQKIGDITEGIEETNIDVLVLDMPDPWNVVEHAKKALNPSKGRIAMYVPYIEQAKKGVEALKERGFLDILTVECIVRNMDISEKGVRPSTRMVGHTGYITVARVRPQQEPEQEQEQL; from the coding sequence TTGAAAACTAAAAAATTAATAATTGACGAAAGAGAAAAAAAATATTTATTAAAAAACAAAGTAAATGAGTTTGGAAATGATTTGGGCGTAATTAATATATCGGATAAACCATTAGGAACAGCAATAAAGTCCCACAATGGCCACGAATTTTATTTAGTCGAGCCAACAACCTACGATATTATTAAGAAAATGAAAAGAAGTGTAACTACGCTGTTGCCAAAAGATATTGGTATGATAATAGCATATTGCGGTATAGAGGACGGGGAGACAGTGGTAGAAGCCGGAACAGGCTCCGCAGCTTTAACGATATATTTAGCAAATGCCGTTGGTAAAAATGGTAAAGTAATTACCTATGAAAAAAGAGCAGATGCTGCAAAAATAGCAAGAACAAATTTAGAAATTGTGGGGGCAGTGAAAGAAAACCAAAAAATAATTGGAATTGATGAAGAGGAACAAACCGAAAGCGAAAAAGAAGAAATAATAGAAACAAACGAAATAAAAGAAAGCGGATTATGTAATGTAATTCAAAAAATAGGGGATATAACCGAAGGAATTGAAGAAACCAATATTGATGTATTGGTTTTAGATATGCCTGACCCGTGGAATGTAGTAGAACATGCTAAAAAAGCTTTAAATCCTTCAAAAGGAAGAATAGCTATGTATGTTCCTTATATCGAACAGGCTAAAAAAGGAGTTGAAGCTTTAAAAGAACGAGGATTTTTAGATATTTTAACTGTTGAATGTATTGTTAGAAATATGGATATTTCAGAAAAAGGAGTTAGACCATCTACGAGAATGGTGGGACATACAGGATATATCACAGTGGCGAGAGTTAGACCACAACAAGAACCAGAGCAGGAACAGGAACAACTATAA
- the rnhB gene encoding ribonuclease HII yields MNDNDNIDKDNIDTMNDNNKLIIGLDEAGRGPVLGPMVIALVKIKGQDLKNFEKLDIKDSKKHSKNRREELFEMIINNYDVRYEILEAKTIDKLMNTINLNKIELMAFTKLINSVLKEEYPNYKENSKIQTATPQIEIYIDACSSNEKAFANQIKSKLIVNDENNIKIIAEHKADENYKIVSAASIIAKVIRDRKIEEYKKIYGEIGSGYPSDKITQKYLANYVEKNRELPEIARKSWNTSKKLLKKIEDKNTVDKIKDSKRIKTNIELKQTKLVEF; encoded by the coding sequence ATATTGATACAATGAATGATAATAATAAACTAATAATTGGATTAGATGAAGCTGGTAGGGGTCCTGTTTTGGGACCTATGGTTATTGCATTGGTAAAAATTAAAGGGCAAGACCTAAAAAACTTTGAAAAGTTGGATATTAAAGATAGTAAAAAACATAGTAAAAATAGACGAGAAGAGCTATTTGAGATGATTATAAATAATTATGATGTAAGATATGAAATTCTTGAAGCAAAAACTATTGATAAATTAATGAATACCATAAATTTAAATAAAATAGAATTAATGGCTTTCACTAAATTAATAAATTCTGTTTTAAAGGAAGAATATCCGAATTATAAGGAAAATAGTAAAATTCAAACAGCCACTCCGCAAATAGAAATATATATTGATGCTTGTAGTAGCAATGAAAAGGCATTTGCAAATCAAATAAAATCTAAATTAATAGTAAATGACGAAAATAATATTAAAATTATAGCCGAACATAAGGCCGACGAAAATTATAAAATTGTTTCAGCTGCATCGATAATTGCGAAAGTAATAAGAGATAGAAAAATAGAAGAATATAAAAAGATATATGGTGAGATTGGTAGTGGCTATCCAAGTGATAAAATAACACAAAAATATTTGGCAAATTATGTTGAAAAAAACAGGGAGCTCCCTGAAATTGCAAGAAAAAGTTGGAATACTTCAAAAAAATTATTAAAAAAAATTGAAGATAAAAATACCGTAGATAAAATTAAAGATTCAAAACGCATTAAAACCAATATAGAATTAAAACAAACTAAACTGGTGGAATTTTGA
- a CDS encoding 30S ribosomal protein S15, with protein MARLHSGKRGSSGSTRPLRTEVPAWANITAEETEEVIVKMAKEGKQSAMIGLILRDSYGIPDVKLVTGKSVAQIMKDNNVYPEIPEDLFNLMKKAINLRNHLEENTKDIHSKRGLQLTESKIRRLVKYYRNTKVLPAKWRYSPETARLLVE; from the coding sequence ATGGCAAGATTACACTCTGGAAAAAGAGGTTCCTCCGGTTCAACAAGACCATTAAGAACAGAAGTTCCTGCATGGGCAAACATAACCGCTGAGGAGACCGAAGAAGTAATAGTTAAAATGGCAAAAGAAGGAAAACAATCCGCAATGATTGGATTAATTTTGAGAGATTCCTATGGAATTCCTGATGTAAAATTAGTTACTGGAAAATCAGTAGCTCAAATTATGAAAGATAACAATGTTTATCCTGAAATACCAGAAGATTTATTCAATCTAATGAAAAAGGCCATTAACTTAAGAAACCACTTAGAAGAGAATACAAAAGATATTCACTCTAAAAGAGGATTACAATTAACGGAATCCAAAATAAGAAGATTGGTAAAATATTACAGAAACACAAAAGTATTACCTGCAAAATGGAGATACTCACCAGAAACCGCAAGGTTATTGGTAGAATAA
- a CDS encoding dihydropteroate synthase-like protein: MKILIITGKQAYSKVKDAVKKYNFIDVHEATVSIAAFLTPNMIIKEIKMLENIKNDKLCNIYDYILITGLVRHDLSKVYDETNILCYKSTREASDIPLLIDNLNEISLSTTDYADNQITKFVKMKAEQEINEIELTPIIDNDGKENIIIGNLKVGNRYPMRVLGEIIHTPWLSDKELEEKITYYLNSGADMIDLGMISNENHSNELKRIINIARDLTDKPISVDTLNTKELITAIKLGVDMILSVDGGNSEELIPYLKDSNTTAVVLPTNYKLNSVPETIDNKINQLEKNIKKLMDNDIQVVADPILEPINNNGCNFTESIIACKLFKEKNNIPMFFGVGNVSELFDADSNGVNATLTAIGSEIGANILFTPEASGKCKYSIKELKIASKMMFLAKKRKSLPKDVGFDSINYKDKKFDELITFKNYNNIPIIEAKENNKQILDEGSFKIELDRKNKQIIAIYFDRRKTPQLIIKGSSSKEIYDTALEHNLIKKIDHASYFGRELQKAEIALKIGKKYNQDFELFYNEFWK, encoded by the coding sequence GTGAAAATACTTATAATTACTGGAAAACAGGCATATTCAAAAGTAAAAGATGCCGTAAAAAAATATAATTTTATAGATGTTCATGAGGCAACCGTATCAATTGCAGCATTTTTAACACCAAATATGATTATAAAAGAAATTAAAATGCTTGAAAATATAAAAAATGATAAATTATGCAATATTTATGATTATATATTAATTACCGGATTAGTTAGGCATGATTTAAGCAAAGTATATGATGAAACCAACATATTATGTTATAAATCTACCAGAGAGGCATCGGATATCCCATTATTAATTGATAATTTAAATGAAATATCGTTATCTACTACGGATTATGCAGATAATCAAATAACAAAATTCGTAAAAATGAAGGCAGAACAGGAAATTAACGAAATAGAATTAACACCAATAATAGACAATGATGGAAAAGAAAATATAATTATAGGAAATTTAAAAGTTGGCAATAGATATCCCATGAGAGTATTGGGGGAAATTATACATACACCTTGGCTAAGCGATAAGGAATTAGAAGAAAAAATAACATATTACCTAAATAGTGGGGCAGATATGATTGATTTAGGTATGATTAGCAATGAAAATCATTCTAATGAATTAAAAAGAATAATAAATATAGCAAGAGATTTAACAGATAAACCAATTAGTGTAGATACCCTTAACACCAAAGAACTAATAACTGCCATAAAGTTGGGCGTAGATATGATATTAAGTGTAGATGGCGGAAATTCTGAGGAATTAATCCCCTATTTAAAGGATAGTAATACCACAGCAGTAGTTTTGCCAACAAACTATAAATTAAATTCAGTTCCCGAAACAATTGACAATAAAATAAATCAATTGGAAAAAAACATAAAAAAATTAATGGACAATGACATACAGGTTGTAGCCGACCCAATATTAGAACCAATTAACAATAATGGTTGCAATTTTACGGAAAGTATTATTGCCTGTAAATTATTTAAGGAAAAAAATAATATTCCAATGTTCTTTGGAGTGGGAAATGTATCGGAATTATTTGATGCCGATAGCAACGGAGTAAATGCAACCCTCACGGCAATAGGTTCTGAAATCGGGGCAAATATATTATTTACGCCAGAAGCCTCTGGTAAATGCAAATACTCTATTAAAGAGTTAAAAATAGCTTCAAAGATGATGTTTTTAGCAAAAAAAAGAAAATCGCTTCCAAAAGATGTGGGATTTGATTCAATAAATTATAAAGATAAAAAATTTGATGAACTAATTACATTTAAAAATTATAACAATATTCCCATAATTGAAGCAAAAGAAAATAATAAACAGATTTTAGACGAAGGAAGCTTTAAAATAGAACTTGATAGAAAAAATAAACAAATAATTGCCATATATTTTGATAGGAGAAAAACACCCCAATTAATTATTAAAGGGAGCTCCTCAAAAGAAATTTATGACACTGCATTAGAACATAATCTTATTAAAAAAATAGACCACGCATCATATTTTGGTAGGGAGCTCCAAAAAGCAGAAATCGCCTTAAAGATTGGAAAAAAATATAATCAAGATTTTGAATTGTTTTATAATGAATTTTGGAAATAA